Genomic window (Spirosoma sp. KCTC 42546):
TTTCTCGAAATTGATGACGGCTTTGGCTTTTTCCAGCAACGACCGATTCGCTTCCATACCCACAGCATCGACACATACGTCGGCACCCCGTCCGCCGGTCATCTGGCGAATGGCTTCAATCACATCGACCTCGTCTGGATTGAGCGTCTCAACTTTATTGACCAGTCGGGCACGCTCCAGCCGATAGTTTAGCGGATCAATGGCAATCACGCGTCCGGCTCCCTGTATCCAGGCTGCTTTCTGCGCCATTAATCCCACGGGCCCTGATCCGAAAATAGCGACCGTCTCACCACCCTGTAACTTGCCCCACTCAATGGCGCTCCAGCCAGTAGGGAAAATGTCGGTCAAGAATAGCACCTGTTCGTCTTTAAGGGTTTCGGGTACCAGGTGCAGCCCATAATCCGCATAAGGCACCCGGACGTATTCGGCCTGACCCCCATTGTAGCCGCCGTAGAGATCGGTGTAGCCGAATAAGCCACCGCCTTTTTCGGTTAGCATGCCGCCGTCGGGACCGTAATGTTCGGGGTTTGAGTTTTCGCACTGCATCTGCAGGTTATGCTCGCAGAAGTAGCACTTCCCGCAGGCAATGGTGAACGGCACCACCACCCGATCCCCTTTTTTTAGATTCGTTACGTCCGAGCCAACATCTTCGACAATACCCATAAACTCGTGGCCGAGGACTTCATTCTTCAATTGAGGGATGAACCCATCGTAGATGTGCAGGTCGGAGCCGCAGATTGCGGTTGACGTAACGCGAATGATGGCATCACGCGGTTGTTCAATGCGCGGGTCGTCTACCGTATCGACCTGAATGTCGCCGATTTTGTGAAAAACTGCTGCTTTCATGCTAAACGTTGCGTAAAGGATTGGCTGATACTTCGGAATTTATACTGGAAATGGCTTGACTTGGTTTGCAGAAACGGTCTGATCCATACGTGGCAGGAGAGCGTTTAGGTGACGGGTTTGACTGTTTAAGTAGCTATCGGCCAAATTGTTGAGGTTAGCAGTAGCGTATTCTAAAAAGTAAGGTTCTGGTCCTTTTGCTGAAGCGATTCTTCCCGTAAACGGAGCTGTTAATGGATAGCCATGAGTAGTGCCATTGCCTCACTATTTGGCGATTGGGTATGGTCATTTCAGTCGGGTCCTAGTTGAATTTCGAGCTAGCCAAAATGGCTAATCAACTACCTAAAACTAAACCAACTACAACGATGCCACGAGGAGATAAATCGGCTTACACTGATAAGCAACAACGACAGGCTGAGCACATTGAAGAAAGTTACGAAGATCGGGGTGTACCCAAGGAAGAGGCCGAAAGCCGGGCCTGGGCAACGGTAAACAAAATATCGGGTGGCGGAAAAAAGAGTGGCTCAGGCCGCGGTCACGCTGAAAATAAGGAACCAACCCAAAAGGGTGGCCGGAAAGGTGGGGCTGCTTCGGCATCGCGCTCCGCCGAAGAACGGTCAGAATCAGCTAAGAAAGCGGCTGCTACGCGTAAGAAGAATGCGGCTAGTTAATCGCTGATTTTACAGCTTTTCTACCCCTCAATCCCCTGAAGGGGAATTTGTCTGAGCATGAGCAAAGTCCCCTTCAGGGGATTGAGGGGTGGAAAAGCCTTGAGGTGAAGACACAGACCGAGAATACCGAGCTATCGACTGACTTAATAAACTGTATAAATTACTCCCGAAAGAGAAAATCCGGCGTTGTCGGCTGTAACGTGTCAAGTCGCTCGGTTACCACATGTTGAGCCTGTACTAGCGCACGGGCATATGGTTCGTGCAACACCCGACCAGGGGGAGTAACGGACAGATCGGCGTCCCAGAGCCCGGAGCGGTGCCATTGGTCGAGGTGATCCCAATCGGGGCGGTCGATGATTGGATATAGACACGCGCCCCAGAGAGGAACGCCTGCTTCGAGTACCGCTGCACATTCGCGGCCAATCATCTCGATCCAGACCGGACGGTCGATGCCAGGGTGGCTGGTTTCGGTTAAGGCAATGGGCTTATCATACCGATGCCAGGCTTTCATCAATAATTTTCGAAGAGGGACCCAGCGCGGATCGGGCCTGAAATCGTTCCAGCCAAGAAATATGCCGGTTTTATTGATCCACTGATTATTATAGTAGTAATTGAAGCCGAGAATATCCAGATAAGCAGGCGAGCCGCCTAGTTCCGGCGCAATTTTTCCGGCGAGCATATCAACCGATTGAAACTGATTTTCGTCGGCAATAGCCGCATCGATGAGGTCCCGTTCGGTTGCCTTGACCGGTGGTACAATCTGAACCAGCGGTTCGGTTGTCAGGATGCGGATAGTTGGGTCGATCTCGCGCATAGCGGCTACCCCTTCAATATAGGCCCGCATAAGACCGAGCTTAACTTGCCAGCCCTGGTTGGTGCAGTAGGGCGACGTACCACGGGCATCACCACCCAGCCAGGAGATAAAACTGACTTCGTTGATGGGGGTTACGATGAGTGTATCGTCGGGGTAACGGTCGCGGTAGAAACGGACGAACGCCCGGCAGAGAGCCGCAAAACGGCGGGCAAACATCGGATGCAAAGGCGTCAGATCGTCGGGATAACCAAAATGACACAGATCCCATACCTGTTGAATGCCCTGGCGTTTTCCCGCGATGAGCATCGGCTCTACGGCACTCCAGTCATACTGATACGCCTTTTTTTCAACCACACTCCACCGAATGCCTTCCCGAACGGTACGAATAGAGAACGGGTTAAGCTGTTCATAATCGGCGTCAATCAACTGGAGGTGTCCGGTAGTCGAAAGCAAGTCGACTCGGTTCCCGAAACAGTTAAGCTGATCGGTGCATTCGTAGCCTGCCCACCAGAAGGATTGAAATGGGTTATTAGATAGAGAATTCGCCATAGTTTCTATCTAACCACGAAAGTTAAGGTATTTGTTCAGTGAACTAGCCCGCCATAGTTCGTTGAATAAACGCGACTACGTCGTTTGGCGTCTCCCAGGGTAACAGGTGTCCTGCGCCGTCAATCCTATCGAGGGTGGCCGTTTTTAGGTAAGGTAAGGTCATCGTTGTTTGCACATTGGGCAGAAGCGCTTGATCGGCTGTACCCACAAGAATCGCTACCGGAATGATGATATTGCTCATTTGTTCCGAAATATCCTCTTTGCTCCCAAGGGTGAGCCAGGCTTTCCAGGCTACATCCGCCGTCCGAAGATTGTCAATAACGATCTGTTCCTTTACTTCCTGGGAGAGCGACCTGGCAGTGATTTTGGCAACTGTCTGCTCGGCATTTGCCCGTTGACCGTGGTTAGCAAGCATATCGGCTCGATCGTTATCCGGAATGGGTTCTGGAACGGGCGGGGATGGTGCCAATAAAACGAGTGATTGAAGGCCAGCGGGTTTCTGACTTGCTAAGGCCAGCGCCACTTTGCCCCCCATCGAATGCCCAACGAGTGCGAACGCTTCGACATTCATGACGCGAAGCAATTCGACAACGTCATTGGCCATATCAGGTACCGAGTAACCCGTTGCCGACGCTTCGGAATCACCATGCCCCCGCAGGTCGACTGCCAGGCACCGATACTGGCCCGCGAGCTGGTTCATGACAACTTGCCATTCCAGGGCCGATCCACCGAAATAGTGTAAAAAAACAAGTGTTAGCGGACCGTTGCCTAACTCAAGAACGTTGAGCTGGGTGTTGTTGATGGAATAGTGCATGGTGGTAGGAGAGGAGCCGGGGGTGAGGTGAATTATAGTTAAGTCGCTACTTTTAGTCGTGCTGGCCGGTCGGTGATCTCAAGCATTTCGGCGTGTGGAACGATGGTGATCTGGCCAAATTCTTTCAACAGCGCCTTATAGGTTTCCGCAACGGGGCGGGGTTTTCGGTTTAGATCGTAAAGACCGCAGGCATTGACGTTGTTATTCACCTCTTTCAACTGGGTGTCCCAATCGATCTGGTCGATCAGGCTATACCAGGTAAAACCCAGCACCGGGACCCCATCCCGACGCATGCGCAGGATGCTTACCCACTGTTTCATGAGCCAGATGGGCGCTAAATCGGCCTCAAATACATTGGTTTCGGTGTGCATGACCGGCATGTGATAGCGCTCGTAATAATCTTTCGTGATTTCGTACCAGCCTAATACATCCATAGAGATTTGAATGGAGCCATCGGGTAGCTTGATCCGTTCGTTACGGCCGTAATAATCATTACCCATGATCTGATAGCCCGGTGGTTTGCCCGTCATAAACCAATTGTACTCGTCACGCGTCAGGCCGTTGTCCATCATATACATAGCCACCGTAGCCGAGGGCGGATTGGCATAGAGTAGATCCAGCGACAAAAAGCGAAGTTCGTTCTCCAGGGCAACTGAGGGCGAAGGCGTCGCACAAAGTTCATGCGTGTATTCGGCACTTTCGCTTTGTACGATGATGCAATCATTCCGGCGTTTGGCAATTTCATGGTTCCCCATAATACTGGCGGCTACGCAGTGTTTGAGTGCCGTTACGAACCCTTTATCGGTTTTGAGTTGCTCATTCCAGGCACCTTCTTTCCCGCTCAGGCGAGCCGTGACGTAAATTTCGTTGACGGGCGTATAATAGCGGACCCACGGATAGCGATCGGCCACGGCACCGGCATATTCGGCAAAATGAACGGGTAAATCGGGGTTCTGAAAGTCGCCAACCCAGTCGGGAACGCCAAAGTGCATCAGGTCCAGAATAGGGGTTATCTTGAGTCGCTTGATCTCGGCCATAGCTTCGTCGGCAAAACTCCAGTCGAATTTACCCGGCCCCTTATGGATGCTATAGTATGGCAAACCATAGCGCAATACGTTCAACCCTAATTCTTTTACCAGACCCAAATCCTCCTTCCACCGATCATAATGACCACATTCCCGGAGTAAATCCCGGCGTACTTTGCCGTTCTGAATGGTTGGGTACGAACACTCGATGCCCGTTGCGAACAGGAAATTTCCTGGATTGTCGGCTGGTAAGCCGCTGCCATCGTGCCCGGAGGCACCTCCAAATTCATCGCCAGCGTAATTGCCGTCGCCAAACTGTTTTTTTATGCTGTCTAAAAATCCTTTTTGAGCCATACGTTGATAGGCGGAGGTTATTTTTAAACACAGAGTCACAGAGAACACAGAGTAAAAAAGATAGTTTAAAATAACTCTGTGTTCTCTGTGACTCTGTGTTTAAAAAATTCACTTATATTTTTCCAGAAACCGATCGGCGGTGCGGAGTGATAACGCCATGATTGTCAGGGCCGGGTTAACGCTCAATGCACTTGGAAAGGTTGAATTATCACTGATAAACAGATTCGGAATATCGAACGACTGGCCATCCGGATTTACCACTGCTTTAGCTGGATCGGTTCCCATTCGGCAGGTACCAATAACGTGCGCGTTTCGTGGGAACGCCCATACGTTTTTAGCTCCCGCTGCGTCCCAGATGTCGCGCATGATCTTGTCGGCATGAGCGGTCATTCGTTTTTCATTGTCTCCATTCGAGAAATAGATACGTGGTTTGGGTAGTCCCCGGATGTCTTTTTCGTCCGATAATTCCAGGTAATTCTGTTCGTAGGGCAGGCAATCGCCGAGAATATTAATGCCCGCCACATGGTTGTAAGCCAATGCCGCTCGTTTTAGGTCTTGTCCCCAGATTCCCCGCGCCCGCGCCATCTGTGAGATATAGGTCAGGGGCATCACGCCAATGGATTGAAGCAGATAACCACCCGCAAAATCCGCCTGCTTAGGTCGGTGGGTATCTTCTGAAATCAACGCACCGGGAATGCCTTTGTAGGGGCGGACATCTTCCTCAAATTCACCCCAGATCTGTAGACCCGTATGCGCCATCAGATTCCGGCCAACCTGCCCGCTGCTGTTCGCCAGATTATTCATAAGGAGCAACCGGGCGGTTTCAACCGTTCCGGCACAGAGAAATACGAACCGGCACCGTTGCCGTTCCTCCTGGCCATTTCGGATATAAATCACCTCACTAATTCGACCGGATGCGTCCTGAACTAGCTGCGTAACAAAACTTTCTGGCCGGATTTCAGCGCCGTGATGGATTGCCAGTGGAATGTAGGTTACGTCCATGCTGGCTTTGGCACCAATGGTACAGCCTGCCTGACAAAACCCGCGATTGGCGCAGGCGGGCCGATGACCAACCCCTTCCTGATAGTAGCCTGCCGATAAGGCGGCATTGGCCGCTGGTGATGTTTTAATGCCGAGTGTTTTACACCCCCGTTCCATCAATTGCCCGGCTCCGTTTATAGGCAATGGTCCCAGGGCATAGGCGCGTTTTCGGGTAGGCCCCCAGGGATAAGGCGACGGGCCAGAAACTCCCAAAAACTGTTCAACTTCGTCGTAATAAGGCTCTAGCTGATCAAAACCAAGGGGCCAGTCTTCGCCTACGCCAAAGTCGGTGCGAAGTTGCAGGTCGTCGGGTTGGGCTCGGGGCGTGTAAGCGGTATAATGCAGTGTCGATCCGCCCACGCCCGTACCGGAGTTGTTACTGCCGAACGGGAGCGGATCATTTCCCGCACTGAGTCGTTCGTCATTCCAGAATAATTTCTCCTGCGACTTTTCGTCGGTGGCAAAATCCGTAGCTGGATTCCAGTGTTTTCCGGCTTCAAGGGCAACGACTTTCAGGCCCGCAGCCGCCAGCCTGGCCAGTAAAGGGGCACCCCCGGCACCCGTGCCAATCACAACGGCGTCAACGGTTTCTGTGAGCATGATGTTAATGGATAATGAATAATGCAGAATGAATAATGGATAATGAAGATTAATTGGCTGATGGACTTTTGTCTGTTGATGGAGAATTATTCATCATCCATTTTACATTATCCATTATTCATTATCCATTAACTTTCCTTGGTTCGCGGTCTTCCAACTCATTCAGGCTAATGCGCTGCCAGGTTGGTACATCGGCCATACCGACGTAGCCAATGGCTTCCTGGGCTAGCGGATGGCTGTAGTAGATGTGCGTAGCTTCGGTTAGTAGTTCTTCAAAAAAACGACCTGCGGGAAGATGCTCCCAGGTTTTGCCGGGCGCTACGGATCGCTGTATATTCAGGAGAACGTCGTCCTGCTGACTACCGGCCAGTTGCTGAAATGCCTGCTGGAAGAACAATTGAGCTGTCTCCTCGACGCCTGCAAGTCCCAGTTTATAAGCATCTCCATCCGCAGGCATCGTATCATATCGCCAGCCATCCGATTCGTTCTGAAACAGACGCTTGTCGATACCACCAGCTATATCAATCGGCTTGTCATCAGCCTCCTGCGGAAGCAGCCGGTCGCAGATGGCTTGTAACAAGGCAAATTCACTGGCGGAGAAAAACTGGGGTTGGTAAGCGGGTGACGTCAGGCGCTCGGTCAGTGCCTGTCGGGTTGCTTTGGTAACCTGGTTGGTGTTGAGCAGCGAACGAACGGTGCCTTCGGGGTAGTGCATAGAAATTGGGTTTGTAGTTCGATGTTTGTAGTCTGAGGTATAGACCCGCGAGTAGTTCAACCGTAGAAAAACATCAAACGTTGAACTACAAACTCCAAACATTACCCTAGTTTACCGCCTGTTACTTCTACAATACTACCTGTAATGAAACTGCCTTCGCTCGATGCCAGCAGCACGTAGGCCGGGGCTAACTCTTCGGGTTGTCCGGGGCGGGCCAGCGCTACTTCATGCCCAAAGTTTTTGACCTCATCTTCGGGCATGGTGCCGGGTATGTTGGGTGTCCAGACAGGGCCGGGAGCCACACAGTTGACCCGGATATTTCGTTTCCCCAACTGAATGGCCAGCGACTTGGTGAAAGAGTGAATGGCGCCCTTTGTAGCAGTATAATCGACCAGAATCGGATTGCCCACAATACCCACAATGCTACCCGTGTTTACAATGGCATCGCCCGCCTGCAGATGCGGCAGGGCGGCTTTTACCATGAAAAAGTAGCCGAAAATATTGGTCTCGAAGGTCCGTCGGAACTGCTCTTCGGTAATGTCTTCAATGTGTTCCTGCGCCATCTGATAGGCGGCATTGTTGATAAGGATATTGAGTTTGCCATAGCGATCGACCGTCTGCCTGACGGCATCCAGACAAGCCGCCGAACTACGGACATCCGCCTGAATGACCAGGCAGGGTCGGCCTTTGCTTTCCACCAGGTGTTTGGTCGTCATGGCATCGTCGGTATTCTCGTTATAGACAATGGCCACATTGGCCCCTTCCATGGCAAAGGCAATGGCTACTGCCCGGCCAATGCCCGAATCGGCACCTGTAATGATAGCGACCTTGTCCGTTAGTTTACCGGCTGCTTTGTAATTAGACAGGTTACTATCAGGGGCGGGGTTCATGTCCGACTGGCGGGCCGGATAGGGGAGTTGTTGCCCCGGAATATCCGCGGCTTCAGGGCGAAATTCACTTGTTTCCATAACGTGGTTGAGTAAGATGCCATTCGGCAATCAACTTGAATAAACCGATGTTAAGTGGTTTTGTTATGGACGACCGACCATTAGCCAGTTGTTGTCAACAATAGGGCGGACTTCTGGTTATGAGGTCACCTGCTTTGCCAACCACACGTCTTATCAACGCAGGAAATCACTCTATGCAGCCTGCGCTTGCCTCACCATCTACATCGCTCTTCCAACCGTTTTCACTGTTTAGTGCCTGCCCACCTGATTCTCAGTTGCGCGTTTCTGTGATTATTCCTGCCCGGAACGAAGCGGGTTATCTGGAAGTTGCCCTGGATGCTCTGCGCAACCAACGTCAGACCAATGGCAGACCAATGCCCATGCGGGAGTATGAAGTATTGGTGCTCCTCAACAATTGTACCGATCACTCGGTAACGATTGTGCAGCGCTACCAGCAACGGTACCCGGCTTTCGCGCTCCGTATGGCTAGCATTCAATTACCTCCCGAAAAAGCCAATGTAGGCACAGCCCGGCGATTGCTGATGGACGAAGCCTGCAAACGGTTGTTGGCGGTTAGCAATTCTGACGCAATCATTGCCTCTACAGACGGCGATACGCAGGTCGATACCTACTGGATCGCCCAGATACGGGCAGAAATGGCGAAAGGCTGTGAAGTCGTTGGGGGCCGGATTCTAACCCGGCCTGACACGAACCCCGTGCGCCTTAATCATCTTCGCGATGTGACCTATCGCATGCTGATCGCGCAACTCGAAGCCTACCTCGATCCATCACCAACCGATCCCTGGCCACGTCACTTTCAGCATTTTGGGGCCAGTATTGCCTTGACTTGCGCGGCTTATCAACGGGTTGGCGGACTGCCACGAGTAGCGTGTCTGGAAGACGAAGCCCTGTATAAAGCGCTGGTTCGAACAGATACCCGAATTCGGAAGAGCCCGCAGGTACGCGTTACTACCTCCACCCGCATGCAGGGCCGGGTAGAGGTGGGTTTTTCGGAGCAGTTGCGTTATTGGGAAGCCATGAATCAGGCGCGTAAGAGCCAATTGGTCGAAGCCTCGGGCGCAATTATTCGACGAATACAGAATCGTCACCGCCTTCGGGTAATCTGGCAAAACCGAGCCATCGACCAGCCGGCGGATGAACTAACCGAAATCGCGGCTAATCTGCTGATTGATGCCAACTGGCTACAGAACCAATTTGCCCAAAGCTGTTATTTTGGCCAGCTTTGGGAACGCGTCGAGGAACAACTGGCAACGGGTAGCTGGGCCGCTTTGTGGCCTCTAGTCCCAATTACAACGGCAATTAATGAGTTGCGGTTGTTTCTGCGTGGTATTGGTTAGGGATAGTTTTTACTAATCTGCTCTATAAACATGTTGCGCTAGGCTGGTATAATGAATTGATTGTTGGAAAAGTGAAGTTGTATAGTTAGCTTAGTGTAAAAGTTCACTATTATGGCGACGGCTTTGCCCACTTCTCATCAGAGTCGATTTGTTTCGACTCGCCTGCTTACCGAACAGGAAATAATCACCCGCAGCCGACAAGGCGTGTTGCGAGTTGAAGCCGACCGGGTTGCTAAACTGGTAGGCTTAACAGATAAAGAAGTAGCTATGGCCTTAGGGATTTCGGCTTCTTATCTGCATCGTTTGAAGGTTGATCAACGAATCAGTCAGGATGCTTCTGAGCGGTTACTTCTTTTGGAGAATTTACTCCAACATGCCCTGGATACATTTGAGGGACGAACCACAACCATAGTGGGGTGGTTACGTTCTCCGCTTAGGGAGTTGGATTTTCAAACCCCTTTGCAAACCTTAGACACAGTCACTGGCTATACGTTAGTCGACCGAGTATTAGGACGTATTGATCACGGTATCTTCGGCTGAGGTATGGCAGTGGTTTATCGAGTTATTCGCCAGAAGTATGCAGAAACTCCCCTGGATGTGACGGGTACATGGCTGAACGGAGGACGTTGGAACCCACCTGGAGTTGGTATTCTCTATACCGCAGAGCACCCGGCTTTAGCTTTAGTGGAAATCCTGGTTCATATGCCTCAGGTTCCTTACAACGAATTGCCAACGTACCGGCTATTTAGTTTAGAGATTCCGGATAAAAGTAGATGTGTGGTAAGAGCTGATGAATTACCATCCTATTGGCACGAGAACACATATAGCAGAAGCCAGACAATTCTAGCAGATTGGTTAGCAAAGCCCACTATATTAGCCTTGGGCGTTCCTTCGTCAGTTATGCCTGATGGTATAAACTATCTTCTTCATCCTGCCCATCCTGACTATCGAGATGTTCGTGTAATTGAGGAAAAAGCACTGGTGATCGATCCGCAATTATGGCACGAATGATAAAGAAACAGGTTAAGTCTATCCGGCTCTTTTCTGAAATAAATCCAGCCGATACGTCGACTCCCGTCGATTGGTCAGGTGCGTCAGTGGGCCATTGGCCTGGGTCGATTCCAGGAAAAAGTCATGCACCTGATCGCCGGTTAAGGGGTAGTCGTGCACGAAGGGTGTCCAATGCACCAGTAATAGATGCCCATTTGGCCTGAGATGATCAATCAGTAACTGTCGCGCATGGGTTAAATCAGGCATGGCCAGATAATAGCCTACTTCAGATAGTAGAATCAGATCGAACGATTCGCTGGGAAATTCGTCCGGAATTTTCATCTGCTGGATCGTTACGTTTGGATACGGAGCCAGCCGTTCGCGAGCCGTTTTTAAGGGTAGTTCGCTGGCATCAACGGCTAGTAACTTCCCACAATGGTCGGCCAGCATTTGGGTCAGCACACCAATTGAACACCCGATTTCAAAGGCATTGTCGTACTGCGCATTGGGTAAGGCCGCTATCGTTGCCATATACTTCTGTCGTTCGTAGTCGCTGGTGGCAAAGGACCAGGGGTCTTCGTTGGCCTGATAAACACGGTCGAAATAGGCCTGATCCAGGGTGGTTTGTGGCGTTGGCATGATACGTTTTAGGGAGTAGTCGTGGATTCCAGAAAGAGCTCACGAGGGTGATCGAAGTGAAGTAATAAGTCTGGCGATAGGTAAAAGGCGGTTGGATCGTCGTCAATT
Coding sequences:
- a CDS encoding RES family NAD+ phosphorylase, whose protein sequence is MAVVYRVIRQKYAETPLDVTGTWLNGGRWNPPGVGILYTAEHPALALVEILVHMPQVPYNELPTYRLFSLEIPDKSRCVVRADELPSYWHENTYSRSQTILADWLAKPTILALGVPSSVMPDGINYLLHPAHPDYRDVRVIEEKALVIDPQLWHE
- a CDS encoding GMC family oxidoreductase, which gives rise to MLTETVDAVVIGTGAGGAPLLARLAAAGLKVVALEAGKHWNPATDFATDEKSQEKLFWNDERLSAGNDPLPFGSNNSGTGVGGSTLHYTAYTPRAQPDDLQLRTDFGVGEDWPLGFDQLEPYYDEVEQFLGVSGPSPYPWGPTRKRAYALGPLPINGAGQLMERGCKTLGIKTSPAANAALSAGYYQEGVGHRPACANRGFCQAGCTIGAKASMDVTYIPLAIHHGAEIRPESFVTQLVQDASGRISEVIYIRNGQEERQRCRFVFLCAGTVETARLLLMNNLANSSGQVGRNLMAHTGLQIWGEFEEDVRPYKGIPGALISEDTHRPKQADFAGGYLLQSIGVMPLTYISQMARARGIWGQDLKRAALAYNHVAGINILGDCLPYEQNYLELSDEKDIRGLPKPRIYFSNGDNEKRMTAHADKIMRDIWDAAGAKNVWAFPRNAHVIGTCRMGTDPAKAVVNPDGQSFDIPNLFISDNSTFPSALSVNPALTIMALSLRTADRFLEKYK
- a CDS encoding amine oxidase gives rise to the protein MANSLSNNPFQSFWWAGYECTDQLNCFGNRVDLLSTTGHLQLIDADYEQLNPFSIRTVREGIRWSVVEKKAYQYDWSAVEPMLIAGKRQGIQQVWDLCHFGYPDDLTPLHPMFARRFAALCRAFVRFYRDRYPDDTLIVTPINEVSFISWLGGDARGTSPYCTNQGWQVKLGLMRAYIEGVAAMREIDPTIRILTTEPLVQIVPPVKATERDLIDAAIADENQFQSVDMLAGKIAPELGGSPAYLDILGFNYYYNNQWINKTGIFLGWNDFRPDPRWVPLRKLLMKAWHRYDKPIALTETSHPGIDRPVWIEMIGRECAAVLEAGVPLWGACLYPIIDRPDWDHLDQWHRSGLWDADLSVTPPGRVLHEPYARALVQAQHVVTERLDTLQPTTPDFLFRE
- a CDS encoding SDR family oxidoreductase — translated: METSEFRPEAADIPGQQLPYPARQSDMNPAPDSNLSNYKAAGKLTDKVAIITGADSGIGRAVAIAFAMEGANVAIVYNENTDDAMTTKHLVESKGRPCLVIQADVRSSAACLDAVRQTVDRYGKLNILINNAAYQMAQEHIEDITEEQFRRTFETNIFGYFFMVKAALPHLQAGDAIVNTGSIVGIVGNPILVDYTATKGAIHSFTKSLAIQLGKRNIRVNCVAPGPVWTPNIPGTMPEDEVKNFGHEVALARPGQPEELAPAYVLLASSEGSFITGSIVEVTGGKLG
- a CDS encoding class I SAM-dependent methyltransferase, whose protein sequence is MPTPQTTLDQAYFDRVYQANEDPWSFATSDYERQKYMATIAALPNAQYDNAFEIGCSIGVLTQMLADHCGKLLAVDASELPLKTARERLAPYPNVTIQQMKIPDEFPSESFDLILLSEVGYYLAMPDLTHARQLLIDHLRPNGHLLLVHWTPFVHDYPLTGDQVHDFFLESTQANGPLTHLTNRRESTYRLDLFQKRAG
- a CDS encoding gluconate 2-dehydrogenase subunit 3 family protein, whose product is MHYPEGTVRSLLNTNQVTKATRQALTERLTSPAYQPQFFSASEFALLQAICDRLLPQEADDKPIDIAGGIDKRLFQNESDGWRYDTMPADGDAYKLGLAGVEETAQLFFQQAFQQLAGSQQDDVLLNIQRSVAPGKTWEHLPAGRFFEELLTEATHIYYSHPLAQEAIGYVGMADVPTWQRISLNELEDREPRKVNG
- a CDS encoding glycosyltransferase, which encodes MQPALASPSTSLFQPFSLFSACPPDSQLRVSVIIPARNEAGYLEVALDALRNQRQTNGRPMPMREYEVLVLLNNCTDHSVTIVQRYQQRYPAFALRMASIQLPPEKANVGTARRLLMDEACKRLLAVSNSDAIIASTDGDTQVDTYWIAQIRAEMAKGCEVVGGRILTRPDTNPVRLNHLRDVTYRMLIAQLEAYLDPSPTDPWPRHFQHFGASIALTCAAYQRVGGLPRVACLEDEALYKALVRTDTRIRKSPQVRVTTSTRMQGRVEVGFSEQLRYWEAMNQARKSQLVEASGAIIRRIQNRHRLRVIWQNRAIDQPADELTEIAANLLIDANWLQNQFAQSCYFGQLWERVEEQLATGSWAALWPLVPITTAINELRLFLRGIG
- a CDS encoding alpha/beta fold hydrolase — translated: MHYSINNTQLNVLELGNGPLTLVFLHYFGGSALEWQVVMNQLAGQYRCLAVDLRGHGDSEASATGYSVPDMANDVVELLRVMNVEAFALVGHSMGGKVALALASQKPAGLQSLVLLAPSPPVPEPIPDNDRADMLANHGQRANAEQTVAKITARSLSQEVKEQIVIDNLRTADVAWKAWLTLGSKEDISEQMSNIIIPVAILVGTADQALLPNVQTTMTLPYLKTATLDRIDGAGHLLPWETPNDVVAFIQRTMAG
- a CDS encoding zinc-dependent alcohol dehydrogenase, which produces MKAAVFHKIGDIQVDTVDDPRIEQPRDAIIRVTSTAICGSDLHIYDGFIPQLKNEVLGHEFMGIVEDVGSDVTNLKKGDRVVVPFTIACGKCYFCEHNLQMQCENSNPEHYGPDGGMLTEKGGGLFGYTDLYGGYNGGQAEYVRVPYADYGLHLVPETLKDEQVLFLTDIFPTGWSAIEWGKLQGGETVAIFGSGPVGLMAQKAAWIQGAGRVIAIDPLNYRLERARLVNKVETLNPDEVDVIEAIRQMTGGRGADVCVDAVGMEANRSLLEKAKAVINFEKGTPKVMELCFQAVRRGGIVTVVGVYGSPYDNFPVHRLFDKGITIQFGQSFVHKNMNHLLDLVVQGKVVLDDIISHTLPLSEASRAYDMFKHKEDDCTKVVLKP
- a CDS encoding family 1 glycosylhydrolase, translating into MAQKGFLDSIKKQFGDGNYAGDEFGGASGHDGSGLPADNPGNFLFATGIECSYPTIQNGKVRRDLLRECGHYDRWKEDLGLVKELGLNVLRYGLPYYSIHKGPGKFDWSFADEAMAEIKRLKITPILDLMHFGVPDWVGDFQNPDLPVHFAEYAGAVADRYPWVRYYTPVNEIYVTARLSGKEGAWNEQLKTDKGFVTALKHCVAASIMGNHEIAKRRNDCIIVQSESAEYTHELCATPSPSVALENELRFLSLDLLYANPPSATVAMYMMDNGLTRDEYNWFMTGKPPGYQIMGNDYYGRNERIKLPDGSIQISMDVLGWYEITKDYYERYHMPVMHTETNVFEADLAPIWLMKQWVSILRMRRDGVPVLGFTWYSLIDQIDWDTQLKEVNNNVNACGLYDLNRKPRPVAETYKALLKEFGQITIVPHAEMLEITDRPARLKVAT
- a CDS encoding antitoxin Xre-like helix-turn-helix domain-containing protein, with the protein product MATALPTSHQSRFVSTRLLTEQEIITRSRQGVLRVEADRVAKLVGLTDKEVAMALGISASYLHRLKVDQRISQDASERLLLLENLLQHALDTFEGRTTTIVGWLRSPLRELDFQTPLQTLDTVTGYTLVDRVLGRIDHGIFG
- a CDS encoding plasmid stabilization protein, which produces MANQLPKTKPTTTMPRGDKSAYTDKQQRQAEHIEESYEDRGVPKEEAESRAWATVNKISGGGKKSGSGRGHAENKEPTQKGGRKGGAASASRSAEERSESAKKAAATRKKNAAS